Proteins from one Leptonema illini DSM 21528 genomic window:
- a CDS encoding CsgG/HfaB family protein yields MPSLKSAFISTLRTVPLILTIALTSCGGNVRLNHASEPILRQHLKVAVINVKVDVREEGLLKDAMDMARSQMKMSSGTESASQIEEYIISNINRNLLERGFLPVQRSQIKTVLNEQRFQQTGLTDDVTKIGQLVKADAVFQGTIVARKKAGLDVPFVVACLFPPLFIVRGGDTQLLFSGNLTSVETGTIILSGTNSTNSGSHSLEDFDTLVNDWFDEVPELR; encoded by the coding sequence ATGCCTTCCCTGAAATCGGCCTTTATCTCAACTCTGAGAACGGTCCCCTTGATCCTCACGATCGCCCTGACGTCATGCGGCGGCAACGTGCGGCTCAACCATGCCTCTGAGCCCATCCTGCGCCAGCATTTGAAAGTGGCCGTTATTAACGTAAAGGTCGACGTACGCGAAGAAGGATTGCTCAAAGACGCTATGGATATGGCTCGTTCCCAGATGAAGATGTCGTCGGGCACCGAATCGGCCTCGCAGATCGAAGAGTATATCATCAGTAATATTAACCGTAACCTTCTGGAGCGCGGATTTCTGCCCGTTCAGAGATCGCAGATCAAGACCGTACTGAACGAGCAGCGTTTTCAGCAGACCGGGCTGACCGACGATGTCACGAAAATCGGCCAGCTGGTGAAGGCCGACGCCGTTTTTCAGGGAACGATCGTAGCGCGAAAGAAAGCAGGTCTGGATGTTCCTTTTGTCGTCGCCTGCCTCTTTCCCCCGTTATTCATCGTTCGCGGCGGCGACACGCAACTGCTTTTTTCGGGTAACCTCACTTCAGTCGAAACGGGAACGATAATCCTTTCCGGTACGAACTCAACGAACTCGGGTTCCCACTCACTTGAGGATTTCGACACCCTGGTGAACGACTGGTTTGATGAAGTTCCTGAGCTGCGTTGA
- a CDS encoding MFS transporter, which translates to MQTQNVPFTDKQEKLIVALLTLMNFAHILDFVIMMPLGPKLIHAFHIDAPRFGILVSAYAFAAAISGLLGAFVIDRFDRKHALIVLFSGFTIGTLLCAIAWNYWFMLFARIVAGGFGGILGGVVLSIIGDLFPPERRGTPTGVVMSAFSVASVVGIPIGLKAADLFGWQSPFYMIAAICAVIIPFAGRIFPSVKGHHQHASLHWFALMKAIFANGKHWIIFSFLFMVVVGGFSVIPYLPIYLVENAGLASEHLFLVYFIGGCFTFFTSRWIGRLSDRYGKLFVFRLTASLAILPIYALTHLPRSTEVVIFTLTTIFMIVVSGRFVPALALITGNVEGRIRGSFMSVNSSVQQMSSGVATMLGGFLAGSAGEGQPIPHYGHAGYLAIGAILISLYLVRFLAKEQ; encoded by the coding sequence ATGCAAACACAAAACGTTCCGTTCACCGATAAGCAGGAGAAGCTGATCGTCGCCTTGCTTACCTTGATGAACTTCGCCCACATCCTTGACTTTGTTATTATGATGCCTCTCGGGCCGAAGCTCATCCATGCCTTTCATATCGATGCGCCGAGGTTCGGCATTCTGGTTTCGGCCTATGCCTTTGCCGCAGCGATATCGGGTCTGCTTGGCGCTTTTGTTATCGATCGGTTTGATCGCAAGCACGCCCTTATTGTTCTGTTCAGCGGGTTTACGATCGGTACGCTTCTCTGTGCTATCGCATGGAATTACTGGTTCATGCTTTTCGCGCGCATCGTCGCCGGCGGTTTCGGAGGAATTCTCGGTGGCGTGGTGCTATCGATCATCGGTGATCTCTTTCCTCCTGAGCGTCGCGGAACGCCGACCGGAGTCGTTATGAGCGCCTTTTCGGTCGCATCCGTGGTCGGTATACCGATCGGATTGAAGGCGGCCGACCTTTTCGGATGGCAGAGCCCTTTTTACATGATAGCGGCGATCTGCGCCGTGATTATTCCCTTTGCCGGGCGTATCTTCCCATCTGTAAAAGGCCATCATCAACATGCCTCGCTTCACTGGTTCGCCTTAATGAAGGCCATCTTCGCGAACGGAAAGCACTGGATCATCTTCTCTTTTCTGTTTATGGTCGTGGTCGGCGGTTTCAGCGTCATCCCGTATCTGCCCATCTATCTCGTCGAGAACGCAGGGTTAGCCAGCGAGCATCTTTTTCTTGTTTATTTTATAGGCGGATGCTTCACGTTTTTTACCTCTCGCTGGATCGGCCGTCTTTCAGACCGCTACGGAAAGCTTTTCGTCTTTCGCCTTACGGCGTCGCTGGCGATCCTGCCCATATACGCTCTGACGCATCTTCCGAGGTCGACCGAAGTCGTGATCTTTACGTTAACCACGATCTTCATGATCGTCGTTTCGGGTCGTTTTGTTCCCGCTCTTGCCCTTATCACGGGCAACGTCGAAGGCCGGATTCGAGGCAGCTTCATGAGCGTGAATTCATCGGTACAGCAGATGTCGTCGGGCGTAGCCACGATGCTCGGCGGCTTTCTTGCCGGCAGCGCGGGCGAGGGGCAGCCGATTCCGCATTACGGCCATGCCGGGTATCTTGCCATCGGCGCGATTCTGATCAGCCTTTATCTCGTGCGCTTTCTCGCGAAAGAGCAGTAA
- a CDS encoding queuosine precursor transporter has translation MRPYRYYDFVMAGFVTVLLCSNIIGAAKVASVGGFVFGAGVFFFPFSYIFGDVLTEVYGYAKTRRVVWAGFAALAFASLMSIAIVALPPAPDWGNQEAYATIFGQTPRIALASLIAYWAGEFANSFVMARMKVMMDGRSLWMRTIGSTIVGQAVDSLIFYPVAFYGVWATNDVMLVMVSNYFIKVGWEAAITPFTYMIVNFLKRKENEDYYDRDTNFSPFTLKE, from the coding sequence ATGCGCCCCTACCGTTACTATGATTTCGTCATGGCAGGCTTTGTCACCGTCCTGCTCTGTTCAAATATCATCGGTGCGGCGAAGGTGGCCAGCGTCGGCGGCTTTGTTTTCGGGGCAGGCGTCTTCTTCTTTCCCTTCAGCTATATTTTCGGCGATGTCTTAACCGAGGTCTACGGCTACGCGAAGACACGGCGCGTCGTCTGGGCCGGATTCGCCGCCCTTGCCTTTGCTTCTCTTATGAGCATCGCCATCGTCGCCCTTCCGCCCGCTCCGGACTGGGGGAATCAGGAGGCCTATGCGACGATCTTCGGTCAAACGCCCCGGATCGCCCTGGCATCGTTAATCGCCTACTGGGCCGGCGAGTTTGCCAACTCCTTCGTCATGGCTCGCATGAAGGTCATGATGGACGGTCGATCGCTCTGGATGCGCACGATCGGCTCGACTATCGTCGGCCAGGCTGTCGACTCTCTCATTTTTTATCCGGTGGCATTCTACGGAGTCTGGGCAACGAACGACGTCATGCTTGTTATGGTCTCGAACTATTTCATTAAAGTGGGCTGGGAGGCTGCCATCACTCCATTCACCTATATGATCGTGAACTTCCTGAAGCGCAAAGAGAACGAGGACTACTACGACAGAGATACGAATTTCTCTCCCTTCACTTTGAAGGAATAA
- a CDS encoding polysaccharide deacetylase family protein, whose protein sequence is MRGIAGLLKTERQVFFDPSGRRGRRLTGIGAALAFTLVLLSFLFFLSLLAAPFLPAVGDLKTTRARTAILPDLPDHEDRLSRYLLQQAKQQLFREITKRKHQTSVGYRGETVVAAFYSVWRVAGLSSLNEAREDLTHLFPEWLHLNPSGTGFTTRDWDPTLNIKNLEVVRICREEKIKILPVINNAEGGEFRPERVSRLLRNPKNRTKLIADLRDFVMKEQFHGINIDFENLYRKDYDLLVLFMQELSAEFRKHDLLVTIDVELNRPEIPIRQLAEQADFVIPMAYDEHYSGGEPGPIASAPWLYNSLREFAEHVPPEKTVLGIACYAYDWPEHGPAEALSFQTALHRAHEHLPEHNRSSFIRFDPDALNPYFRYIDEDGKERTVWFLDASTAFNQMRVGREFGFRGTALWVLGAEDPAIWHVLRKPESESPDGIDVVRFPHRVEYEGDGEILYVASMPADGHRTITMDPNTSLITDVKYEEFPSSYVIKRSGYREKFVALTFDDGPHPKYTKKILDLLKFYGVKGTFFVIGQNAERYPDLIQRAYAEGHLIGNHTFTHPNMSRVNEQRARLELNTTQRSIQSLLKRSTVLFRPPYHADAEPETSEEVDPLLIASDLGYVTVGELIDPQDWNLYRKLKTGETVPRSSADLLESILYQLGRKKGNVILLHDGGGERRITVETLAILIPLLKERGYTFGTVADLLDQRRDDLMPTLRDQDRMIIGYDRFVFEVLFFGELILGGLFILAVVLGIGRVLIVLLLALLALIRDLRHPSPIMTAATGPTVTVLVAAYNEGKVIARTMESIMKSRYAIKELIVIDDGSTDDTLSVARQALTRIEGPKSKKRRIRILHQENAGKSAALNHGIEYATGDVLVCLDADTIAAPDAIGRLVAHFSDERVGGVAGNIKVGNRSNLLTKWQAIEYITSQNLDRRAGDLVNAVTVIPGALGAWRASAVREAGGFVTDTLAEDMDLTWRLRRAGYRMVNEGDAIGYTEVPDTYRSFIKQRMRWSFGSLQCLYKHRSALFRYGWFGRFALPSLWIFQFLFQVIAPLVDIQILFLAARFLNAYIASGLHQQDWQPLHAATADLLQFGFLYLLLFAVELLGAVIAFRLDRERLRALWSLPLQRILYRQILYLVIYHSLWKALSGMKQSWNKLQRRGNVQAA, encoded by the coding sequence TTGCGGGGAATTGCTGGACTCCTGAAAACGGAACGTCAGGTTTTCTTTGACCCGAGTGGTCGCCGCGGACGAAGGCTAACGGGTATAGGAGCGGCCCTTGCCTTTACCCTGGTGCTTCTTTCCTTTCTCTTCTTTCTGAGCCTGCTGGCCGCGCCCTTTCTGCCCGCCGTCGGCGATCTGAAGACGACGCGAGCTCGCACGGCTATCCTGCCCGATCTGCCCGATCATGAAGACCGACTCAGCCGCTATCTGCTGCAGCAGGCCAAACAGCAGCTCTTTCGCGAGATCACAAAGCGCAAGCATCAGACATCCGTCGGCTACAGAGGAGAGACCGTCGTTGCCGCCTTCTACAGCGTCTGGCGAGTGGCCGGATTGAGCTCGTTGAACGAGGCACGCGAAGACCTCACACATCTCTTTCCCGAGTGGCTGCATCTGAATCCGTCGGGAACGGGGTTCACGACGCGTGACTGGGACCCGACGCTGAACATCAAGAACCTTGAGGTCGTGCGCATCTGTCGCGAAGAGAAGATCAAGATCCTGCCCGTTATCAACAATGCCGAAGGGGGAGAGTTCCGTCCTGAGCGAGTCTCGCGTCTATTGCGCAATCCGAAGAACAGAACGAAGCTCATCGCCGATCTGCGCGACTTCGTCATGAAAGAGCAGTTTCACGGTATCAACATCGACTTCGAGAATCTGTATCGAAAAGACTATGATCTTCTTGTGCTTTTTATGCAGGAGCTCTCAGCGGAGTTCCGCAAGCATGATCTGCTTGTAACGATCGACGTCGAACTGAACCGTCCCGAGATCCCCATACGACAGCTTGCCGAGCAGGCGGATTTCGTTATCCCTATGGCCTATGACGAGCATTATTCCGGCGGAGAACCCGGTCCTATCGCCTCCGCTCCCTGGCTGTATAACTCCCTGCGCGAATTTGCAGAGCACGTACCACCGGAAAAAACGGTGCTTGGCATCGCCTGCTACGCCTATGACTGGCCCGAACATGGCCCGGCCGAAGCCCTGAGCTTTCAAACGGCGCTTCATCGCGCCCATGAGCATCTTCCCGAGCATAACCGATCGAGCTTCATCCGTTTCGATCCCGACGCGCTCAACCCCTACTTTCGTTATATCGACGAAGACGGCAAAGAGCGAACCGTCTGGTTTCTCGATGCCAGTACGGCCTTCAATCAGATGCGCGTCGGTCGCGAGTTCGGCTTTCGCGGAACGGCGCTCTGGGTACTCGGAGCGGAAGATCCGGCGATCTGGCATGTACTGCGCAAGCCTGAAAGCGAGTCGCCCGACGGCATCGACGTCGTGCGCTTTCCGCATCGTGTAGAATACGAAGGCGACGGTGAGATCCTCTACGTCGCTTCTATGCCGGCGGACGGTCATCGCACGATTACGATGGATCCAAACACCTCTTTAATTACCGACGTCAAATATGAAGAATTCCCGTCTTCTTATGTAATAAAGCGGAGCGGTTACCGCGAGAAGTTCGTCGCCCTTACGTTTGACGACGGGCCTCATCCGAAGTACACGAAAAAGATACTCGATCTTCTCAAGTTTTACGGGGTTAAAGGAACTTTCTTTGTCATCGGCCAGAACGCCGAGCGTTATCCGGACCTCATTCAGCGCGCCTATGCAGAAGGGCATTTAATCGGCAATCATACGTTCACACATCCGAATATGTCGAGGGTGAACGAGCAGCGGGCCCGCCTCGAACTGAACACGACACAGCGGTCGATTCAGAGCTTGCTGAAACGATCTACCGTTCTCTTTCGACCGCCGTATCATGCCGATGCCGAACCTGAAACAAGCGAGGAGGTCGATCCGCTTCTCATCGCCTCTGATCTCGGCTACGTAACGGTCGGCGAACTGATCGATCCACAGGATTGGAATCTCTATCGAAAGCTGAAGACGGGCGAAACCGTGCCGCGCTCTTCGGCCGACCTTCTTGAATCCATCCTCTATCAACTCGGCCGAAAAAAAGGGAACGTGATCCTGCTGCACGACGGAGGCGGCGAGCGCCGCATCACGGTAGAAACGCTTGCCATCCTGATCCCTCTTTTAAAAGAGCGGGGTTATACGTTCGGAACGGTGGCCGATCTGCTCGATCAGCGTCGGGACGACCTCATGCCGACGCTGCGAGATCAGGACCGCATGATCATCGGTTACGATCGATTCGTATTCGAGGTGTTGTTTTTCGGTGAACTGATTCTTGGCGGGCTTTTTATCCTCGCCGTCGTTCTCGGTATCGGGCGCGTTCTCATCGTTCTGCTGCTCGCCCTTCTTGCACTTATCCGCGACCTGCGTCATCCGAGTCCGATTATGACGGCGGCGACCGGCCCTACCGTAACGGTGCTTGTCGCTGCGTATAACGAAGGCAAGGTGATCGCCCGGACGATGGAAAGCATCATGAAAAGCCGGTACGCGATCAAAGAGCTGATCGTCATCGACGACGGTTCCACCGACGACACACTGAGCGTCGCAAGACAGGCGCTTACCCGTATCGAAGGGCCGAAGTCAAAGAAGCGGCGCATTCGTATTCTACATCAGGAGAACGCAGGCAAGTCAGCGGCGCTGAATCACGGTATCGAGTACGCGACGGGCGACGTTCTTGTCTGTCTGGATGCCGATACCATCGCCGCCCCCGATGCTATCGGCAGACTGGTCGCACATTTTTCAGATGAACGAGTAGGCGGCGTTGCCGGCAATATCAAGGTCGGCAACCGCAGCAACCTGCTCACAAAATGGCAGGCCATCGAGTATATTACGAGTCAGAACCTCGATCGTCGCGCCGGCGATCTCGTCAACGCCGTAACCGTGATTCCCGGCGCACTGGGAGCCTGGCGAGCTTCAGCCGTTCGCGAGGCCGGCGGCTTCGTTACCGATACGCTTGCCGAAGATATGGATCTGACATGGCGTCTGCGACGGGCCGGATACCGGATGGTTAACGAAGGCGACGCCATCGGTTATACGGAGGTCCCGGACACATACCGTTCGTTTATCAAGCAGCGCATGCGATGGTCGTTTGGGTCGTTGCAGTGTCTTTACAAACATCGCTCCGCCCTGTTCCGGTACGGATGGTTCGGACGTTTCGCCTTACCGTCGCTCTGGATCTTTCAGTTCCTCTTTCAGGTGATCGCGCCTCTTGTGGACATTCAGATCCTGTTTCTGGCAGCGCGCTTTTTGAACGCTTACATAGCCAGCGGGCTTCATCAACAGGACTGGCAACCGCTACATGCGGCCACGGCAGACCTGCTTCAATTCGGATTCCTCTATCTGCTACTTTTTGCGGTCGAGCTCCTTGGCGCCGTCATCGCCTTCCGGCTGGATCGCGAAAGACTGCGTGCGCTCTGGTCTCTGCCTCTGCAGCGCATCCTCTACCGGCAGATTCTCTATCTCGTCATCTACCATTCTCTCTGGAAGGCGCTCTCAGGAATGAAACAGAGCTGGAACAAGCTACAGCGCAGAGGCAACGTACAGGCGGCGTGA
- a CDS encoding hemerythrin domain-containing protein — protein sequence MEPWLKDYYGQHARLGELAVRLQKGLEDGQDEAALISVLAELMAVLRLHLALEDHVLYPVLRQSQVAGVAAKAKQFQDEMGSLLPVVVGFIDRWYSVNAVRENAAVFQKEAAGLLEALFTRVRRENQELYPMAEGARI from the coding sequence ATGGAGCCCTGGCTGAAGGATTACTACGGACAGCATGCGCGGTTGGGGGAACTTGCCGTCCGATTACAGAAAGGCCTTGAAGACGGACAGGATGAGGCTGCACTCATTTCTGTGCTTGCCGAGCTGATGGCCGTTTTGCGGCTTCATCTTGCACTTGAGGATCACGTTCTTTATCCCGTTCTTCGTCAATCGCAAGTGGCCGGAGTGGCGGCGAAGGCGAAGCAGTTTCAGGACGAGATGGGCAGCCTGCTACCCGTCGTCGTCGGCTTCATCGATCGATGGTACTCGGTCAATGCCGTGCGCGAGAATGCGGCCGTTTTTCAGAAAGAGGCGGCCGGGTTGCTTGAGGCGCTTTTCACTCGCGTTCGTCGCGAGAATCAGGAGCTGTATCCGATGGCCGAAGGAGCTCGTATCTGA
- a CDS encoding methyl-accepting chemotaxis protein: protein MNPVLLSLLFAGALLVILIPAIFLIRMRERRRLRREYAPLLDAIDRLSSMNLLIPADRMASIPPWFRTLSDLIQRIQFESYRFRETSGAMRKISDDALQFQERQEQEFRAYFQLLQQAGGILARLEEDVQRQSSILEKMLARGMALSESLVASGTKLQELEERFRKSAREGMEGQASLVEVKQSMNEIDAGFQRIADIVDFITEISDQTNLLALNASIEAARAGQAGRGFAVVAQEVSRLADRTMTGVKDILDLMNQTESSLAGAHQSIEQKLSGRLDDLLKGLQHAVAQLESFAAENREQGEQVNQFLINSRELRDQSKQLFSSMEEQRRAADQVFSSGKGILDDLQKNFFRMHELAAVADEAEAQYSDLKGILERFRAQ from the coding sequence ATGAATCCGGTTCTGTTATCGCTTCTTTTCGCCGGTGCTCTTCTCGTTATCCTGATTCCTGCGATCTTTCTCATCCGCATGAGAGAACGTCGCCGTTTGAGACGAGAGTATGCGCCCCTGCTCGACGCCATCGATCGCTTGAGTTCGATGAATCTTCTCATTCCGGCCGACAGAATGGCGTCCATTCCGCCCTGGTTTCGAACCTTATCAGACCTGATTCAGCGCATCCAGTTCGAGTCGTATCGCTTTCGCGAAACAAGCGGAGCTATGCGCAAGATCAGCGACGATGCGCTTCAGTTTCAAGAGAGACAGGAGCAGGAGTTTCGGGCCTACTTTCAGCTGTTGCAGCAGGCAGGTGGAATTCTCGCCCGTCTTGAAGAGGATGTGCAGCGGCAATCAAGTATTCTGGAGAAGATGCTCGCCCGTGGGATGGCGTTATCCGAATCGCTTGTCGCTTCGGGCACGAAGCTGCAGGAGCTGGAAGAGAGGTTTCGAAAGTCGGCGAGAGAGGGAATGGAAGGCCAGGCCTCGCTTGTTGAGGTGAAGCAGTCGATGAATGAAATCGATGCCGGTTTCCAGCGCATCGCCGATATCGTCGATTTCATTACCGAGATATCGGATCAGACGAATCTTCTCGCCCTGAACGCTTCTATTGAGGCTGCTCGAGCCGGTCAGGCCGGTCGCGGCTTCGCTGTCGTCGCTCAGGAGGTTTCGCGTCTGGCCGATCGTACGATGACGGGCGTGAAGGATATTCTCGATCTGATGAACCAGACGGAAAGCTCGCTTGCCGGCGCACATCAGAGCATTGAACAGAAGCTATCGGGCCGACTGGATGATCTTTTGAAAGGCCTGCAGCATGCAGTAGCGCAGCTCGAAAGCTTTGCCGCTGAGAACCGTGAACAGGGCGAACAGGTCAATCAGTTCCTGATCAATTCAAGGGAGCTTCGCGATCAGTCAAAGCAGCTTTTTTCAAGTATGGAAGAGCAGCGTCGCGCCGCCGATCAGGTATTTTCTTCGGGGAAGGGTATTCTTGACGATTTGCAGAAGAACTTCTTTCGCATGCATGAACTGGCCGCCGTCGCCGACGAAGCCGAGGCTCAGTACAGTGATCTGAAAGGGATTCTCGAACGCTTTCGCGCTCAATAA
- a CDS encoding esterase/lipase family protein, whose product MRKNIAIWSLAPAILLVLAAGNLHAGAARTTYPVVFAHGMAGFDDLLGYDYWGDDYGTFVGDPCDEFLEVSCNSYIDAGQKAFAAQVQPFQTSEVRGYDLANDTEGYMATVGASYVNIVGHSQGGLDARKAAKELYLRKGRTVVKVLISVSSPHRGSPTAKYILDLKPGVTNVINALATIFGNTIYGSGNDGIAAAKQLVYNDYDANDGKTTGAKDFNVKYPVSSTYASRYGSLMTAQNGLSVNPALFLLVNGLYDIDGDGYCVDDCDNDGAAGKGDGSRTDRDDDGLVGINSQQMGYRLYYTVYGLGLFDYIGTESSTGYVSNLNAPTSTQMTSATAVIEQDHLDVVGVPPDTFDEIEFYAAIIDYIAYYD is encoded by the coding sequence ATGCGAAAAAACATTGCTATCTGGAGCCTCGCTCCAGCCATCCTTCTGGTCTTAGCGGCCGGAAATCTTCATGCAGGGGCAGCGCGTACGACCTACCCCGTTGTGTTTGCCCACGGTATGGCCGGGTTTGATGACCTTCTTGGCTACGACTACTGGGGCGATGACTATGGCACCTTTGTCGGCGATCCCTGCGACGAGTTTCTCGAAGTCTCGTGCAACAGCTATATCGACGCCGGACAGAAGGCCTTTGCCGCTCAGGTTCAGCCATTTCAGACCTCTGAGGTGCGCGGCTACGATCTGGCGAACGACACCGAAGGCTACATGGCCACCGTCGGCGCTTCTTATGTAAACATCGTCGGTCACTCGCAGGGCGGTCTCGATGCGCGCAAGGCGGCAAAAGAGCTGTACCTGCGTAAAGGACGTACCGTCGTAAAGGTGCTGATCAGCGTTTCGTCGCCTCACCGCGGCTCTCCGACGGCGAAGTACATCCTCGATCTGAAGCCCGGCGTCACAAACGTGATCAACGCCCTTGCGACGATCTTCGGCAATACGATCTACGGTTCGGGTAACGACGGCATCGCCGCGGCGAAGCAGCTCGTTTATAACGACTACGATGCGAACGACGGCAAGACGACGGGTGCGAAAGACTTCAACGTTAAGTATCCTGTGAGCTCGACCTATGCCTCGCGCTACGGCTCGCTGATGACGGCGCAGAACGGTCTGTCGGTGAATCCGGCTCTGTTCCTGCTTGTGAACGGCCTCTATGATATCGACGGCGACGGCTACTGCGTCGATGACTGCGATAACGACGGAGCGGCCGGTAAAGGCGACGGAAGTCGCACGGACCGTGACGATGACGGCCTTGTGGGTATCAATTCGCAGCAGATGGGTTATCGACTCTATTACACCGTCTACGGACTGGGTCTGTTCGATTATATCGGAACGGAATCGTCGACGGGTTATGTGTCGAACCTGAACGCTCCGACCTCGACGCAGATGACGTCGGCGACGGCGGTGATCGAACAGGATCACCTTGACGTTGTCGGAGTTCCGCCTGATACGTTCGATGAGATTGAATTCTACGCGGCTATCATCGACTACATAGCGTATTACGACTGA
- a CDS encoding Uma2 family endonuclease encodes MQVERALLEEFGHLLASQLETPDYHVRITHPLHLGEDSVVIPHLQIAPDASEMPALIIEFFNVQSRQTTAARLRLYERHRIREYWAIDLDTRELDRYVLLEGYYLPPHAFDLRTDAVFSVVFPELRLEPAFTGWSMYESSDLPSHDTPAQ; translated from the coding sequence ATGCAAGTAGAAAGGGCCTTGCTCGAAGAGTTCGGTCATCTGCTTGCCTCTCAGCTCGAAACACCCGACTATCATGTTCGCATAACACATCCGCTTCATTTAGGTGAAGATTCCGTCGTTATCCCGCATCTACAGATCGCTCCCGATGCGTCTGAAATGCCCGCTCTCATTATCGAATTTTTTAACGTTCAGAGCAGGCAAACTACGGCGGCGCGCCTCCGACTATACGAAAGGCATCGTATTCGTGAGTACTGGGCCATTGATCTTGATACGCGCGAGCTGGACCGATACGTACTACTTGAAGGCTATTACCTGCCGCCGCATGCCTTCGATCTGCGAACGGACGCGGTCTTCTCTGTGGTCTTTCCCGAGCTGCGTCTTGAGCCCGCTTTTACGGGCTGGTCGATGTATGAGTCGAGCGATTTGCCGTCACACGATACGCCGGCGCAGTGA
- a CDS encoding SIR2 family NAD-dependent protein deacylase, protein MQTTIEQAARLFLEQDNILVITGAGISADSGLPTYRGVGGLYNTGQTEEGYAIEDILSIDMFERRPELTWKYLLELEKSSRGRRPNAAHETLAYLEKKKKRLWVLTQNVDGFHHMAGSEKLVEIHGNLHRLSCTVCEHEEERDDYIGLELPPACPQCAGLIRPQVTLFGEALPYEATRVYEREMNRGFDCVVVIGTSAVFPYIYGPVVEAARHGIPTLEINPDRTELSKIVRHFLPGRAAESMLAIRRIVDEANS, encoded by the coding sequence GTGCAGACGACCATAGAGCAGGCGGCCCGACTTTTCCTCGAACAGGACAACATTCTCGTTATCACCGGAGCAGGCATCTCAGCCGATTCCGGTCTGCCGACCTACAGAGGCGTGGGAGGTCTGTATAATACGGGCCAGACCGAAGAAGGTTATGCCATCGAAGACATCCTGTCGATTGATATGTTTGAGCGGCGTCCGGAGCTCACCTGGAAGTACCTGCTCGAACTTGAAAAAAGCAGCCGTGGACGCAGGCCTAACGCCGCCCATGAGACACTTGCCTATCTTGAGAAAAAAAAGAAACGGCTCTGGGTTCTGACGCAGAACGTCGACGGCTTCCATCATATGGCCGGCTCCGAGAAGCTCGTCGAGATCCACGGGAACCTGCATCGACTTTCCTGCACCGTCTGCGAACATGAAGAAGAAAGAGACGATTACATAGGCCTTGAGCTGCCGCCGGCCTGTCCGCAATGCGCCGGACTGATTCGCCCGCAGGTAACGCTGTTCGGTGAGGCCCTGCCTTACGAGGCGACCCGCGTCTATGAGCGCGAGATGAATCGGGGCTTTGACTGCGTCGTCGTCATCGGCACATCGGCGGTATTTCCGTATATATATGGCCCCGTCGTCGAGGCGGCGCGACACGGCATCCCGACGCTCGAAATCAATCCGGATCGCACGGAGCTGAGCAAGATCGTACGCCACTTTCTTCCGGGCAGGGCTGCTGAATCGATGCTTGCCATCCGCCGTATCGTTGACGAAGCCAATTCCTGA
- a CDS encoding GNAT family N-acetyltransferase: protein MQGVALKEKQLEVRLAENQLEIEQTLSLRYDVFNRELGEGLPESAATCKDRDEYDFYCDHLIVVDRASEDRIVGTYRLLRGSVARANIGFYSDNEFDLSRIYDLKDETAEIGRSCVHPDYRDGSVIGLLWTGLGWYIKKHDIRYLMGCGSVHDTTVETANEAFAFFREKNHLVDADLRVTPRNSHRMEGFNPLHQPENLKAAMWKIPPLLHGYTKVGAKIGGEPALDAVFGTTDFFIFFDSKKISDRYEKHYLKD from the coding sequence ATGCAAGGTGTTGCGTTAAAAGAGAAACAGCTGGAAGTGCGTCTCGCAGAAAACCAGCTTGAAATCGAGCAGACACTGTCTCTTCGATACGACGTGTTCAATCGCGAACTGGGCGAGGGCCTGCCCGAATCGGCCGCCACATGCAAGGATCGCGATGAATATGATTTCTACTGTGATCATCTGATCGTCGTCGACAGAGCGTCCGAGGATCGCATCGTCGGAACCTACCGCCTCCTGAGAGGTTCCGTCGCTCGCGCTAACATCGGCTTTTACTCCGACAACGAATTCGATCTGTCTCGCATCTATGACCTGAAAGACGAAACGGCTGAGATCGGCCGCAGCTGCGTGCATCCCGATTACAGAGACGGATCGGTCATCGGTCTTCTGTGGACCGGCCTTGGCTGGTACATCAAGAAGCATGACATCCGCTATCTGATGGGATGCGGCTCGGTGCATGACACTACCGTCGAAACCGCCAACGAGGCCTTCGCTTTTTTTAGAGAGAAGAATCACCTTGTCGACGCCGATCTGCGCGTAACGCCGCGTAACTCTCATCGCATGGAAGGGTTTAACCCTCTGCATCAACCCGAGAATCTGAAGGCGGCCATGTGGAAGATTCCGCCGCTGCTTCATGGTTATACGAAGGTGGGAGCGAAAATCGGCGGCGAGCCGGCTCTCGATGCCGTCTTTGGAACGACCGACTTCTTTATCTTTTTCGACTCAAAGAAGATCTCGGATCGCTACGAGAAGCACTACCTGAAAGACTGA